Proteins co-encoded in one Streptomyces sp. JH34 genomic window:
- a CDS encoding DUF3046 domain-containing protein — protein sequence MRLTIFWERMADHFGETYADSFARDHVMAELGGRTVHEALAAGWEAKDVWRGVCSAVGVPPDRR from the coding sequence ATGCGGTTGACGATTTTCTGGGAACGGATGGCGGATCACTTCGGCGAGACGTATGCCGACTCCTTCGCGCGCGATCACGTCATGGCGGAGCTCGGCGGCCGCACGGTGCACGAGGCCCTCGCCGCGGGCTGGGAGGCCAAGGACGTCTGGCGCGGGGTCTGCTCGGCGGTGGGCGTACCCCCCGACAGGCGCTGA
- a CDS encoding AzlD domain-containing protein codes for MNIWIAIGLTAVGCYLAKLLGLLVPAGVLERPLVQRMAALLPVALLAALTAQQTFGAGQHLVLDARAAGLAAAALALVLRAPFLVVVGAAVGVTALARALL; via the coding sequence ATGAACATCTGGATCGCCATCGGGCTCACCGCCGTGGGCTGCTACCTCGCCAAGCTCCTGGGACTCCTGGTCCCCGCCGGAGTCCTGGAACGCCCCCTCGTGCAGCGGATGGCGGCGCTCCTGCCGGTGGCCCTGCTCGCCGCCCTCACGGCCCAGCAGACCTTCGGCGCCGGACAGCATCTGGTCCTGGACGCCCGAGCGGCAGGGCTCGCCGCGGCCGCACTCGCCCTCGTCCTGCGGGCTCCCTTCCTGGTCGTCGTCGGTGCCGCCGTGGGGGTCACCGCCCTCGCGCGGGCGCTGCTCTGA
- a CDS encoding AzlC family ABC transporter permease, whose product MAEQTASPQSTGALGTPGAGTEKPDAAVVRDALGVGTAVGLSGFAFGVTSAGSGLTLLQTCALSLLVFTGASQFALVGALAAGGNPYTAAAGAFFLGVRNAFYGLRLSQLLALPRVLRPFAAQWVIDETTAVTLPQPTRRAARIGFTVTGLTLYALWNLTTLVGALGAEALGDTDAWGLDAASPAVFLALLAPMLKSTTERVTAGLAVLLALGLLPVLPAGAPVLASALAAPVVLFLKGRGRSSTDRTVTEGTTPTEGR is encoded by the coding sequence GTGGCAGAACAGACAGCATCCCCTCAGAGCACCGGCGCCCTCGGGACGCCGGGCGCCGGCACCGAGAAGCCGGACGCCGCCGTCGTCCGGGACGCCCTCGGCGTGGGCACAGCCGTGGGTCTCTCCGGATTCGCCTTCGGCGTGACCTCGGCAGGCTCCGGACTCACCCTTCTCCAGACCTGCGCGTTGAGCCTCCTCGTCTTCACCGGCGCCTCGCAGTTCGCCCTCGTCGGCGCCCTCGCGGCCGGCGGCAACCCCTACACCGCCGCGGCCGGGGCGTTCTTCCTGGGCGTCCGCAACGCCTTCTACGGGCTCCGGCTGTCGCAGCTCCTCGCCCTGCCACGCGTACTGCGCCCCTTCGCCGCCCAGTGGGTCATCGACGAGACGACCGCCGTCACCCTGCCCCAGCCCACCAGGCGTGCCGCACGCATCGGGTTCACCGTCACCGGGCTCACTCTCTACGCCCTGTGGAACCTGACCACGCTCGTCGGAGCGCTCGGGGCGGAGGCGCTCGGCGACACGGATGCCTGGGGGCTGGACGCCGCGAGCCCCGCCGTGTTCCTCGCCCTGCTCGCACCGATGCTGAAGAGCACCACGGAGCGCGTCACAGCGGGGCTCGCGGTCCTGCTGGCGCTGGGCCTCCTGCCGGTGCTGCCGGCGGGCGCGCCCGTGCTCGCCTCCGCGCTGGCGGCGCCGGTCGTCCTCTTCCTCAAGGGCCGCGGCCGGAGCTCCACGGACCGAACCGTCACCGAAGGCACGACGCCCACGGAGGGCCGATGA
- a CDS encoding AraC family transcriptional regulator, which yields MPEVDTTQEWARHWQYTELPQLDLLRARYVGHTFPRHSHEGFVFGSVSRGVEDVGLPGGTVHAGPGTVVMINPEVPHSARAGVAEGWVYATLYPSAQVVNDIAADLTSLRGTVAFTETCVRDPFAARLITEVHRAAEEGNALAADSVLRVLVAGLLDRHGSVLPTRTSHRAGARDALRARAALEERMERPPTLEALATELGTSPFALLRAFKKEYGMPPHTWLTDARVRRARRMLDAGTAPAEAAAAVGFTDQPHLNRHFTRIVGVTPGAYRRERARTYKTGGGTST from the coding sequence ATGCCGGAGGTGGACACGACACAGGAGTGGGCGAGGCACTGGCAGTACACGGAGCTGCCCCAGCTCGATCTGCTGCGCGCCCGCTATGTCGGCCACACCTTTCCGCGCCACAGCCACGAGGGCTTCGTGTTCGGCTCGGTCTCCAGAGGTGTGGAGGACGTGGGCCTCCCCGGCGGCACCGTGCACGCCGGCCCCGGCACCGTGGTCATGATCAACCCGGAGGTGCCGCACAGCGCCCGCGCCGGAGTGGCCGAGGGATGGGTGTACGCCACGCTCTACCCGTCCGCCCAGGTGGTCAACGACATCGCGGCCGACCTGACGAGCCTCCGCGGGACGGTCGCATTCACCGAGACCTGCGTGCGGGACCCGTTCGCCGCCCGGCTGATCACCGAGGTCCACCGGGCGGCCGAGGAGGGCAACGCCCTGGCCGCCGACAGCGTCCTGCGCGTCCTGGTGGCCGGGCTGCTCGACCGCCACGGCAGTGTGCTGCCGACCAGGACCTCGCACCGCGCCGGTGCCCGCGACGCCCTACGCGCCCGGGCGGCGCTGGAGGAACGGATGGAGCGCCCGCCCACCCTGGAAGCACTCGCCACGGAACTGGGGACCAGCCCCTTCGCGCTGCTGCGCGCCTTCAAGAAGGAGTACGGGATGCCCCCGCACACCTGGCTCACCGACGCCCGCGTGCGGCGTGCGCGGCGCATGCTCGACGCGGGGACCGCCCCCGCCGAGGCGGCGGCCGCCGTCGGCTTCACCGACCAGCCCCACCTCAACCGTCACTTCACCCGGATCGTCGGGGTGACTCCGGGGGCCTACCGGCGCGAGCGTGCAAGAACGTACAAGACCGGCGGGGGCACCTCGACGTAG
- a CDS encoding DEAD/DEAH box helicase — protein MAGSALDSFSPATRSWFAGAFDAPTAAQEGAWRAIGEGSDVLVVAPTGSGKTLAAFMASLDRLAAVPPPAEAKKRCRVLYVSPMKALAVDVERNLRSPLTGIRQESVRLGLPEPEVRVGIRSGDTPPAERRSMATKPPDILITTPESLFLMLTSSARDALAGVETVIVDEVHAVAGTKRGAHLAVSLERLDELLPRPARRIGLSATVRPVDEVARFLSPQRKVEVVQPPSAKEFDLSVVVPVEDLGELSGSPATGDEGGQAEKPSIWPHVEERIADLVQSHRSTIVFANSRRLAERLCNRLNEIAYERATGAAFEEEPGTGGPLPEAHSPAEIMAQSGAAKGAPPVLARAHHGSVSKEQRSQVEEDLKAGRLPAVVATSSLELGIDMGAVDLVIQVESPPSVASGLQRVGRAGHQVGAVSTGVVFPKYRGDLVQAAVVTERMREGAIEALRIPSNPLDVLAQQIVATVALDSWQADDLLALARRAAPFASLPESAFTAVLDMLAGRYPSDAFAELRPRVVWDRVTGTVTGRPGAQRLAVTSGGTIPDRGLFGVFLAGADPKKGGGRVGELDEEMVYESRVGDVFTLGTTSWRIEDITRDRVLVSPAPGVPGRLPFWKGDQLGRPLELGRALGAFLRELGGLSPEDARLRLLTAGLDAWAADNILSYLDEQRRACGHVPDDRTVLVERFRDELGDWRVVVHSPFGAQVHAPWALALSARLSERYGMDAQVMHADDGIVLRLPDADLMGLDLLDFDPVQADAAGTGGEAGRGDTGPGFPAAGYDNDQPPVAAADVVFDKGEISQVVTEQVGGSALFASRFRECAARALLLPRRSPGKRTPLWQQRQRASQLLQVASEFGSFPIVLEAVRECLQDVFDVPGLTELMGDLEARRVRLVEVTTPEPSPFARSLLFGYVAQFLYEGDSPLAERRAAALSLDSHLLAELLGQAELRELLDADVLGELERELQWLTDDRKIKDVEGVADLLRVLGPLTAAELSERGADAPWAPELETSRRAIQVRIGGTAHWAAVEDAGRLRDALGTALPVGVPEAFTEPVKDPLGDLLARYARTHGPFTSTQAASRFGLGIAVTDGALQRLAASGRVVQGEFHPAGIGQEWCDATVLRRLRRRSLAALRQELEPVPPAALAGFLPQWQHLGDNSLRGIDGLARAIEQLQGSPVPASALEKLILPSRVGGYTPAMLDELTTTGEVVWAGAGALAGKDGWISVYLADSAPLLLPPPHPLEKTALHESVLTALSGGYGLFFRQIADQVRATTHPDCTDPQLADAFWDLVWSGRLTNDTLAPLRSLLGSGRTAGSTAHRARRNVPRGRYGSLTAAARPTSRTGPPTVSGRWSLLPQAEPDPTHRAHALARTLLDRHGVVTRGAVQAEGVEGGFSAVYRVLAAFEDSGQARRGYVVEGLGAAQFSMDGAVDRLRAASTARDRADPGAAPRALVLAAADPANAYGAALPWPESPDGAGHKPGRKAGALVVLVDGELTLYMERGGKSLLAWPTDPADPALRAAADALASAARAGTLGTVTVERTNGASSLTSPLGRTLEAAGFLATPRGLRLRA, from the coding sequence ATGGCAGGTTCCGCACTCGATTCGTTCTCGCCCGCGACCCGCAGCTGGTTCGCGGGCGCCTTCGACGCGCCCACCGCGGCGCAGGAGGGGGCCTGGCGGGCCATCGGCGAGGGTTCGGACGTGCTGGTCGTCGCACCGACCGGTTCGGGCAAGACACTGGCCGCGTTCATGGCCTCGCTCGACCGGCTGGCTGCCGTCCCGCCGCCCGCCGAGGCGAAGAAGCGCTGTCGCGTGCTGTACGTGTCACCGATGAAGGCGCTCGCCGTGGACGTGGAGCGGAATCTGCGGTCGCCACTGACCGGGATCCGTCAGGAGTCGGTGCGCCTGGGTCTGCCCGAGCCCGAGGTACGGGTGGGGATCCGTTCCGGGGACACCCCTCCTGCCGAGCGCCGTTCGATGGCGACGAAGCCCCCGGACATCCTGATCACCACCCCCGAATCGCTGTTCCTGATGCTCACCTCCTCGGCCCGGGACGCGCTGGCCGGGGTGGAGACGGTGATCGTGGACGAGGTGCACGCCGTCGCGGGCACCAAGCGCGGCGCCCATCTGGCCGTGTCCCTCGAGCGCCTGGACGAGTTGTTGCCGCGTCCCGCACGGCGTATCGGGCTGTCGGCCACGGTCCGCCCGGTCGACGAGGTCGCGCGGTTCCTGTCGCCGCAGCGGAAGGTGGAGGTCGTCCAGCCCCCGTCCGCCAAGGAATTCGACCTCTCCGTCGTGGTCCCGGTGGAGGATCTGGGCGAGCTGAGCGGCTCCCCTGCCACGGGTGACGAGGGCGGCCAGGCGGAGAAGCCGTCGATCTGGCCGCATGTCGAGGAGCGGATCGCCGATCTCGTCCAGTCCCACCGCTCCACGATCGTCTTCGCCAACTCACGGCGGCTGGCGGAGCGTCTGTGCAACCGGCTGAACGAGATCGCCTACGAGCGGGCGACCGGCGCCGCGTTCGAGGAGGAGCCGGGCACCGGCGGGCCCCTGCCCGAGGCCCACTCCCCCGCCGAGATCATGGCGCAGTCCGGGGCGGCGAAAGGGGCTCCGCCGGTCCTCGCCCGCGCGCATCACGGCTCGGTCTCCAAGGAGCAGCGCTCCCAGGTCGAGGAGGACCTGAAGGCGGGCCGGCTGCCCGCCGTGGTCGCCACGTCCAGCCTGGAGCTGGGAATCGACATGGGCGCGGTCGACCTGGTGATCCAGGTCGAGTCACCGCCGTCCGTGGCGTCGGGGCTGCAGCGGGTGGGACGCGCCGGACACCAGGTCGGCGCCGTCTCCACCGGCGTGGTCTTCCCCAAGTACCGGGGCGACCTGGTGCAGGCGGCCGTCGTCACCGAGCGGATGCGCGAGGGCGCCATCGAGGCTCTGCGGATCCCGTCCAACCCCTTGGACGTGCTCGCCCAGCAGATCGTCGCCACGGTCGCACTCGACAGCTGGCAGGCCGACGACCTGCTCGCCCTGGCACGCCGGGCCGCTCCCTTCGCCTCACTCCCCGAGTCCGCGTTCACAGCGGTGCTCGACATGCTCGCCGGGCGCTATCCGTCCGACGCCTTCGCGGAGTTGCGGCCCCGCGTGGTGTGGGACCGCGTCACCGGCACGGTCACGGGCCGCCCCGGTGCCCAGCGGCTCGCCGTCACCTCGGGCGGCACCATCCCAGACCGCGGGCTCTTCGGTGTCTTCCTGGCCGGCGCGGACCCCAAGAAGGGCGGCGGACGCGTCGGTGAGCTGGACGAGGAGATGGTCTACGAGTCCCGGGTCGGCGATGTCTTCACCCTGGGCACCACGTCCTGGCGGATCGAGGACATCACGAGGGACCGTGTGCTCGTCTCGCCCGCCCCCGGTGTCCCGGGCCGCCTGCCGTTCTGGAAGGGCGACCAACTGGGCCGGCCGCTGGAGCTGGGCCGCGCGCTGGGCGCGTTCCTCCGTGAGCTCGGGGGGCTGTCCCCCGAGGACGCCAGGCTGCGGCTGCTCACGGCCGGGCTCGACGCCTGGGCCGCGGACAACATCCTGTCCTACCTCGACGAGCAGCGCCGGGCCTGCGGCCATGTCCCGGACGACCGGACCGTCCTCGTCGAGAGGTTCCGCGACGAGCTGGGCGACTGGCGGGTCGTGGTGCATTCACCGTTCGGCGCCCAGGTGCACGCCCCGTGGGCGCTCGCCCTGTCCGCCCGGCTCAGCGAGCGGTACGGAATGGACGCCCAGGTGATGCACGCCGACGACGGCATCGTTCTGCGGCTTCCGGACGCCGATCTGATGGGGCTCGACCTCCTCGACTTCGACCCGGTCCAGGCGGACGCGGCCGGGACAGGCGGGGAGGCGGGGCGGGGCGACACCGGCCCGGGATTCCCCGCCGCGGGGTACGACAACGATCAGCCTCCCGTCGCGGCCGCCGACGTGGTGTTCGACAAGGGAGAGATCAGCCAGGTCGTCACCGAACAGGTCGGCGGATCGGCCCTGTTCGCCTCCCGGTTCCGCGAGTGCGCCGCGCGTGCCCTGCTGTTGCCCCGGCGGAGCCCCGGCAAGCGGACCCCGCTGTGGCAACAGCGTCAGCGCGCCTCTCAACTGCTCCAGGTGGCATCCGAGTTCGGCTCGTTCCCGATCGTCCTCGAAGCGGTCCGCGAATGCCTCCAGGACGTCTTCGACGTGCCCGGACTCACCGAGCTGATGGGCGATCTGGAGGCCCGCCGGGTGCGCCTGGTCGAGGTGACCACGCCCGAGCCGTCACCCTTCGCCCGCTCGCTCCTGTTCGGATACGTCGCCCAGTTCCTGTACGAGGGCGACTCGCCCCTCGCTGAGAGACGGGCGGCAGCCCTCTCGCTCGACTCCCACCTCCTGGCGGAGCTGCTCGGCCAGGCGGAGCTGCGCGAGCTGCTCGACGCCGACGTCCTCGGCGAACTGGAGCGTGAACTCCAGTGGCTGACGGACGACAGGAAGATCAAGGACGTCGAGGGCGTCGCCGATCTGCTGCGCGTACTCGGCCCCCTCACCGCCGCCGAACTGTCGGAGCGCGGCGCGGACGCCCCCTGGGCCCCGGAGTTGGAGACGTCGCGACGCGCCATCCAGGTCCGCATCGGCGGGACGGCTCACTGGGCAGCCGTGGAGGACGCGGGCCGGCTGCGCGACGCACTCGGCACCGCGCTTCCGGTAGGCGTCCCCGAAGCGTTCACCGAGCCGGTCAAGGACCCCCTCGGCGATCTCCTCGCCCGCTACGCCCGTACGCACGGCCCGTTCACCAGCACACAGGCCGCGAGCCGCTTCGGCCTCGGCATCGCCGTCACGGACGGGGCACTTCAGCGGCTCGCCGCGTCGGGCCGTGTGGTCCAGGGGGAGTTCCACCCGGCCGGTATCGGCCAGGAGTGGTGCGATGCCACGGTCCTGCGACGGCTTCGCCGCCGGTCGCTCGCCGCGCTCCGCCAGGAGCTGGAGCCGGTCCCGCCCGCGGCGCTCGCCGGCTTCCTGCCCCAGTGGCAGCACCTCGGCGACAACAGCCTGCGCGGGATCGACGGACTGGCACGCGCCATCGAGCAGTTGCAGGGCTCACCTGTTCCCGCGTCCGCCCTCGAGAAGCTGATCCTGCCGAGCCGCGTCGGGGGATACACCCCCGCCATGCTCGACGAGCTCACGACCACCGGCGAGGTCGTCTGGGCCGGGGCGGGGGCCCTGGCGGGAAAGGACGGCTGGATCTCCGTCTACCTGGCGGACAGTGCGCCGCTGCTGCTCCCGCCGCCTCACCCGCTGGAGAAGACCGCGCTGCACGAATCGGTTCTCACCGCGCTTTCCGGCGGGTACGGCCTCTTCTTCCGGCAGATCGCCGATCAGGTCCGGGCCACTACCCACCCGGACTGCACCGATCCGCAGCTGGCCGACGCTTTTTGGGATCTGGTCTGGTCCGGCCGTCTCACCAACGACACGCTCGCCCCCTTGCGTTCACTCCTCGGCTCGGGGCGCACTGCGGGATCCACCGCGCACCGCGCGAGGCGCAATGTTCCGCGCGGCCGTTACGGCTCGCTGACGGCGGCCGCCCGCCCGACCTCCCGGACCGGTCCGCCGACCGTGTCGGGACGATGGTCGCTGCTGCCCCAGGCCGAGCCCGATCCCACCCATCGCGCACACGCCCTGGCCCGGACGCTCCTCGACCGCCATGGCGTGGTGACCCGGGGCGCGGTGCAGGCCGAGGGTGTCGAGGGCGGCTTCTCGGCGGTCTACCGTGTTCTCGCGGCCTTCGAGGACAGCGGGCAGGCCCGCCGTGGCTACGTCGTCGAAGGACTCGGCGCCGCGCAGTTCTCCATGGACGGTGCGGTGGACCGCCTCAGGGCGGCCTCCACCGCGCGCGACCGGGCCGACCCGGGAGCTGCGCCCCGGGCCCTGGTCCTCGCGGCGGCCGACCCCGCCAACGCCTACGGTGCGGCTCTGCCCTGGCCCGAGTCACCGGACGGTGCGGGACACAAGCCCGGCCGGAAGGCGGGCGCGCTGGTGGTCCTGGTGGACGGCGAACTGACGCTCTACATGGAACGCGGCGGCAAATCCCTTCTCGCGTGGCCCACCGACCCGGCCGACCCGGCACTCCGCGCGGCCGCCGACGCGCTCGCTTCGGCAGCACGCGCGGGCACGCTCGGCACGGTCACGGTGGAGCGCACCAACGGCGCCTCCTCCCTCACTTCCCCCCTCGGCAGGACCTTGGAGGCCGCCGGCTTCCTCGCCACGCCGCGAGGTCTGCGGCTGCGCGCCTGA
- a CDS encoding DNA-formamidopyrimidine glycosylase family protein, whose protein sequence is MPEGDTVLQTARRLDSALGGGVLTVSDLRVPRFATADLTGREVLGVTARGKHLLTRFEGGLTLHSHLRMEGAWRVYDHGERWRGGPNHQIRAVLATAEHTAVGYRLPVLELIRTEDEEQVVGHLGPDLLGPDWDPDTALRNLLADPGRRVGDALLDQRNLAGIGNVFMCELCFMARATPWLPVGEVSLPIATRLVSTAKQLLEANRDRPVRTTTGATPVMSRRRPTERLFVYGRAGRPCLRCRTPIRKADRDDRPTYWCPHCQSGPTG, encoded by the coding sequence ATGCCTGAAGGTGACACGGTCCTCCAGACCGCCCGGCGTCTCGACTCCGCGCTCGGCGGCGGGGTGCTGACCGTCTCCGACCTGCGGGTCCCCCGGTTCGCGACAGCCGATCTGACCGGCCGGGAGGTGCTGGGCGTCACTGCGCGCGGTAAGCACCTGCTCACCCGTTTCGAGGGCGGCCTCACCCTCCACAGCCATCTCCGCATGGAGGGCGCCTGGCGCGTGTACGACCACGGCGAGCGCTGGCGAGGCGGCCCGAACCACCAGATCCGAGCCGTGCTCGCCACCGCGGAGCACACCGCCGTCGGCTACCGGCTGCCCGTCCTGGAACTCATCCGCACCGAGGACGAGGAGCAGGTGGTCGGCCACCTCGGACCGGATCTGCTCGGGCCCGACTGGGACCCGGACACCGCTCTGCGCAATCTGCTCGCCGATCCCGGGCGCCGCGTCGGGGACGCGCTTCTGGACCAGCGCAATCTGGCGGGCATCGGCAACGTCTTCATGTGTGAGCTCTGCTTCATGGCCCGTGCGACGCCGTGGCTCCCGGTGGGCGAGGTGTCCCTCCCCATCGCCACCCGCCTGGTCAGCACGGCCAAGCAACTGCTGGAGGCCAATCGCGACCGTCCTGTGCGGACCACGACCGGAGCCACCCCCGTCATGTCACGCAGGCGCCCCACGGAGCGTCTGTTCGTCTACGGAAGGGCCGGACGCCCCTGTCTGCGGTGCCGCACCCCCATCCGTAAGGCGGATCGCGACGACCGTCCCACCTACTGGTGCCCGCACTGCCAGTCCGGTCCCACCGGCTGA
- a CDS encoding barstar family protein — MTDSEPVVEPRGRLIKTLDDFWDAVSEPCGLPEWFGRNLDAGRTRSRPGASLG, encoded by the coding sequence GCGAGCCGGTCGTTGAACCGCGCGGGCGGCTGATCAAGACACTGGACGACTTCTGGGACGCGGTGAGCGAGCCGTGCGGGCTGCCGGAGTGGTTCGGCCGGAACCTGGACGCCGGTCGGACGCGATCGAGACCCGGGGCGTCTCTGGGGTGA